The following coding sequences lie in one Rutidosis leptorrhynchoides isolate AG116_Rl617_1_P2 chromosome 6, CSIRO_AGI_Rlap_v1, whole genome shotgun sequence genomic window:
- the LOC139856123 gene encoding serine/threonine-protein phosphatase BSL1-like, translating into MDSKPWLHPAPTYIPLEETHWDTDDDAPGPRCGHTLTSVAQTKSNGPRLILFGGATAIEGGASSANPGIRLAGVTNSVHSYDVHTKKWTRMRPAGEAPSPRAAHAAAAVGTMVVFQGGIGPAGHSTDDLYVLDMTNDKYKWHRVVVQGQGPGPRYGHVMDLVSQRYLVTFSGNDGKKVLSDTWALDTAQKPYMWLRLNPEGDKPSARMYATASARSDGMFLLCGGRDTAGTPLADAYGLLMHKNGQWEWTLAPGVSPSSRYQHAAVFVGTRLHVTGGALKGGRVVDGEAAVAVLDTAAGVWLDRHGLVTASHNVDEQTEDPSLELMRRCRHATSSVDSRIYVYGGLRGDVLLGDFLVAENSPFHSDANNPGGSNITTPGTNKWSPFDPISHDDAPENPVPTESSDDKGAEAYAANSAWQAAQMQIATPKETMVSDVDSHDAMITSESIDSPRDVQLHPRAVVIAREAIGNLGGLVRQLSLDHFDYESKRMMPFPSDTSSCPAKRYIRQKSPQGLHKKVISTLLQPRNWKPPANRKFFLDAYEVGELCYAAEQIFMNEPTVLDLKVPIKVFGDLHGQFIDLMRLFDEYGFPSSAGDITYIDYLFLGDYVDRGQHSLETITLLLALKINYPENVHLIRGNHEAADINALFGFRLECIERMGENDGIWAWQRFNQMFNHLPLAALIEQKIICMHGGIGRSIHLIEQIEKIERPINMDAGSVVLMDLLWSDPTENDSVEGLRPNARGPGLVTFGPDRVTDFCKRNKLQLIIRAHECVMDGFERFAQGQLITLFSATNYCGTANNAGALLVIGRGLVVVPKLIHPLPPPLEPETSPEPVQERHWMQDLNNQRPPTPTRGRPQPDHDRSSLAYI; encoded by the exons ATGGATTCGAAACCGTGGCTACATCCGGCTCCAACTTATATCCCATTAGAGGAGACACATTGGGACACAGATGATGACGCCCCTGGCCCTCGATGTGGTCATACGCTTACTTCCGTTGCCCAAACCAAATCTAACGGTCCTCGTTTGATCTTATTCGGTGGCGCCACTGCCATCGAGGGTGGCGCCTCATCTGCCAACCCTGGCATTC GTCTAGCTGGGGTGACAAATTCTGTTCATTCTTATGATGTTCATACTAAGAAATGGACCAG AATGCGACCGGCTGGGGAAGCCCCTTCACCGAGGGCTGCTCATGCCGCAGCTGCTGTTGGAACCATGGTTGTATTTCAG GGTGGGATAGGTCCAGCTGGTCATTCAACCGACGATCTTTATGTGCTCGACATGACAAAcgacaaatacaaatggcaccg AGTTGTTGTTCAAGGACAGGGTCCTGGTCCGCGCTATGGCCATGTCATGGACTTAGTTTCCCAACGATACCTTGTTACTTTTAGCGGCAACGATG GAAAGAAAGTTCTTTCAGATACCTGGGCTTTGGATACTGCTCAAAAACCGTATATGTGGCTTAGGCTGAATCCAGAAGGAGATAAACCTTCAGCTAGAAT GTATGCTACGGCTAGTGCACGCTCAGATGGTATGTTTTTGCTTTGTGGTGGAAGAGACACCGCAGGCACG CCATTGGCAGATGCTTATGGACTGCTTATGCATAAAAATGGACAATGGGAATGGACTCTTGCACCTGGAGTTTCACCATCATCAAGATATCAGCATGCTGCG GTTTTTGTTGGTACTAGATTGCATGTTACAGGGGGTGCTCTTAAAGGAGGGCGTGTGGTAGATGGTGAAGCAGCTGTTGCAG TTTTGGACACTGCTGCTGGAGTTTGGCTAGATAGACATGGTTTAGTGACTGCTTCACACAATGTTGATGAGCAAACTGAAGATCCGTCTCTAGAGCTCATGCGTCGATGTAGGCATGCCACCTCATCTGTTGATTCTCGTATATATGTTTATGGTGGTCTTAGGGGAG ATGTATTGTTAGGTGATTTTCTTGTAGCTGAGAATTCTCCGTTTCATTCGGATGCTAATAATCCTGGAGGTTCAAACATCACGACACCCGGGACAAACAAATGGAGCCCGTTTGATCCTATATCTCATGATGACGCACCCGAAAATCCCGTACCCACCGAGTCAAG TGATGACAAAGGCGCAGAAGCTTATGCTGCTAATTCAGCCTGGCAAGCGGCACAAATGCAAATCGCTACTCCAAAAGAAACGATGGTTTCAGATGTTGATTCACATGATGCAATGATTACGTCAGAGTCTATTGATTCACCTCGAGATGTGCAACTTCACCCGAGAGCT GTTGTGATAGCTAGAGAAGCTATAGGAAACCTCGGTGGTTTGGTAAGGCAGTTATCGTTGGATCATTTTGATTACGAGAGTAAACGTATGATGCCATTTCCAAGTGACACGTCATCATGTCCTGCAAAACGTTACATCAGGCAAAAATCACCTCAAGGCTTGCATAAGAAG GTGATTTCTACTTTGCTTCAGCCTAGAAACTGGAAACCTCCTGCTAACAGGAAATTTTTCTTGGATGCTTATGAAGTTGGAGAGCTTTGTTATGCTGCTGAGCAGATCTTTATGAATGAGCCTACCGTTCTTGATTTGAAAGTTCCAATCAAGGTTTTTGGTGATCTACATGGACAGTTTATCGATCTGATGCGCCTTTTTGATGAATACGGTTTCCCTTCCAGTGCTGGAGATATTAC ATACATCGATTATTTGTTTCTCGGTGATTATGTTGATAGAGGACAGCATAGCTTGGAAACAATCACTTTACTTCTTGCTCTAAAG ATTAACTATCCTGAAAATGTGCACTTAATACGTGGGAATCATGAGGCTGCTGATATAAACGCACTTTTCGGCTTTCGTCTTGAATGCATTGAAAGAATG GGAGAGAATGACGGAATATGGGCATGGCAACGGTTCAATCAGATGTTTAACCATCTTCCACTCGCAGCACTTATCGAGCAAAAAATTATATGTATGCATGGCGGCATAGGAAGATCGATTCATTTAATTGAACAGATAGAGAAAATAGAGAGACCCATAAACATGGATGCCGGATCGGTTGTCTTGATGGATTTACTATG GTCCGACCCTACAGAAAATGACAGCGTGGAAGGTTTGAGACCAAATGCAAGGGGACCTGGGCTTGTCACATTCGGG CCTGACAGGGTTACAGACTTCTGTAAAAGAAATAAACTTCAGCTGATTATAAGAGCACACGAATGCGTGATGGATGGGTTTGAGAGATTTGCTCAGGGACAGTTGATTACACTTTTTTCTGCAACAAACTATTGTG GAACTGCAAATAATGCTGGAGCTTTACTAGTAATCGGCAGAGGATTGGTGGTTGTTCCGAAACTGATTCACCCATTGCCACCACCCCTTGAACCAGAAACATCTCCAGAACCTGTCCAAGAACGCCACTGGATGCAG GATCTCAATAATCAAAGACCACCAACACCTACACGGGGCCGGCCCCAGCCTGATCATGATAGGAGCTCACTTGCATATATCTGA